The Prunus persica cultivar Lovell chromosome G8, Prunus_persica_NCBIv2, whole genome shotgun sequence genome includes a region encoding these proteins:
- the LOC18767414 gene encoding B3 domain-containing transcription factor VRN1 isoform X1, whose protein sequence is MKNMIRPCFHKLILSSTLQAKQLMIPENFVKKFRDDLSTVATLSVPDGNVWRVGIKKADNKFWFHDGWQEFIERYSIRVGYFLTFRYEGHSSFTVHIFNLTTAEINYQPNALSSTGVSVYRHQVFEEMEDDDSVEILGSSPKSIVTDSLRDKLFGDCANQLIPGKDYNPPALQNLFNGSKPKNCTNWPDTGNPHPSKGSGLQAGNQSSREIGVQFNVTELKKTVDEVKLRSSGEDIRSMKKTMRKKRKLDPTVQDSSSQHEKEVEIRFRFYESASARKRTVTAEERERAINAAKTFEPVNPFCRVVLRPSYLYRGCIMYLPSCFAEKNLNGVSGFIKLQSSDGRQWPVRCLYRGGRAKLSQGWYEFTLENNLGEGDVCVFELLKMKEVVLKVTVFCVVEAAGFVNQPPQQNASQAKMIRN, encoded by the exons ATGATCCCAGAAAATTTTGTCAAGAAATTCAGAGACGATCTATCCACCGTTGCTACGTTGAGTGTTCCAGATGGTAATGTTTGGCGTGTAGGAATAAAGAAGGCTGACAACAAGTTTTGGTTTCATGATGGCTGGCAGGAATTCATTGAACGTTATTCAATCCGTGTCGGATACTTTTTAACCTTCCGATATGAAGGACATTCGTCTTTCACTGttcatatatttaatttgacCACTGCTGAGATTAACTATCAACCTAATGCTCTCAGTAGTACTGGAGTGTCTGTTTACAGACATCAAGTATTTGAAGAAATGGAAGACGATGACTCTGTCGAAATCTTGGGTTCCTCCCCTAAATCCATTGTTACTGATTCATTGAGAGACAAGCTCTTTGGCGACTGTGCAAATCAACTGATCCCAGGAAAAGATTATAATCCTCCAGCTCTGCAGAATTTGTTTAATGGCTCCAAACCTAAGAATTGCACGAATTGGCCTGATACAGGGAACCCGCATCCATCAAAGGGTTCTGGTCTACAAGCAGGTAACCAATCTAGTCGAGAGATAGGtgttcaatttaatgtaacaGAGCTTAAAAAGACTGTGGATGAAGTTAAATTGCGTAGTTCAGGTGAAGATATACGAAGCATGAAGAAGACTATGAGAAAAAAACGAAAACTTGATCCTA CTGTGCAGGATTCTTCCTCTCAACAtgaaaaagaagttgaaatCCGCTTTAGATTTTATGAAAGTGCATCTGCAAGGAAGAGAACTGTGACAgctgaagaaagagaaagggcTATTAATGCAGCCAAAACGTTTGAGCCAGTTAATCCTTTTTGCAGGGTTGTCCTTCGACCATCCTATCTATATAGGGGTTGCATAATG TATTTGCCATCCTGCTTtgctgaaaagaatttaaatggAGTTTCGGGATTCATCAAACTTCAATCCTCTGATGGTAGACAGTGGCCGGTTCGATGCCTTTACAGAGGAGGTAGAGCAAAATTAAGCCAGGGATGGTATGAGTTTACGCTGGAGAACAATTTGGGAGAGGGAGATGTTTGTGTCTTTGAGTTGCTCAAGATGAAGGAGGTGGTGCTGAAAGTTACTGTATTTTGTGTCGTCGAAGCTGCAGGATTTGTGAACCAACCTCCACAGCAAAATGCCAGCCAAGCTAAAATGATTAGAAATTAG
- the LOC18767414 gene encoding B3 domain-containing transcription factor VRN1 isoform X3, producing MKNMIRPCFHKLILSSTLQAKQLEFIERYSIRVGYFLTFRYEGHSSFTVHIFNLTTAEINYQPNALSSTGVSVYRHQVFEEMEDDDSVEILGSSPKSIVTDSLRDKLFGDCANQLIPGKDYNPPALQNLFNGSKPKNCTNWPDTGNPHPSKGSGLQAGNQSSREIGVQFNVTELKKTVDEVKLRSSGEDIRSMKKTMRKKRKLDPTVQDSSSQHEKEVEIRFRFYESASARKRTVTAEERERAINAAKTFEPVNPFCRVVLRPSYLYRGCIMYLPSCFAEKNLNGVSGFIKLQSSDGRQWPVRCLYRGGRAKLSQGWYEFTLENNLGEGDVCVFELLKMKEVVLKVTVFCVVEAAGFVNQPPQQNASQAKMIRN from the exons GAATTCATTGAACGTTATTCAATCCGTGTCGGATACTTTTTAACCTTCCGATATGAAGGACATTCGTCTTTCACTGttcatatatttaatttgacCACTGCTGAGATTAACTATCAACCTAATGCTCTCAGTAGTACTGGAGTGTCTGTTTACAGACATCAAGTATTTGAAGAAATGGAAGACGATGACTCTGTCGAAATCTTGGGTTCCTCCCCTAAATCCATTGTTACTGATTCATTGAGAGACAAGCTCTTTGGCGACTGTGCAAATCAACTGATCCCAGGAAAAGATTATAATCCTCCAGCTCTGCAGAATTTGTTTAATGGCTCCAAACCTAAGAATTGCACGAATTGGCCTGATACAGGGAACCCGCATCCATCAAAGGGTTCTGGTCTACAAGCAGGTAACCAATCTAGTCGAGAGATAGGtgttcaatttaatgtaacaGAGCTTAAAAAGACTGTGGATGAAGTTAAATTGCGTAGTTCAGGTGAAGATATACGAAGCATGAAGAAGACTATGAGAAAAAAACGAAAACTTGATCCTA CTGTGCAGGATTCTTCCTCTCAACAtgaaaaagaagttgaaatCCGCTTTAGATTTTATGAAAGTGCATCTGCAAGGAAGAGAACTGTGACAgctgaagaaagagaaagggcTATTAATGCAGCCAAAACGTTTGAGCCAGTTAATCCTTTTTGCAGGGTTGTCCTTCGACCATCCTATCTATATAGGGGTTGCATAATG TATTTGCCATCCTGCTTtgctgaaaagaatttaaatggAGTTTCGGGATTCATCAAACTTCAATCCTCTGATGGTAGACAGTGGCCGGTTCGATGCCTTTACAGAGGAGGTAGAGCAAAATTAAGCCAGGGATGGTATGAGTTTACGCTGGAGAACAATTTGGGAGAGGGAGATGTTTGTGTCTTTGAGTTGCTCAAGATGAAGGAGGTGGTGCTGAAAGTTACTGTATTTTGTGTCGTCGAAGCTGCAGGATTTGTGAACCAACCTCCACAGCAAAATGCCAGCCAAGCTAAAATGATTAGAAATTAG
- the LOC18767414 gene encoding B3 domain-containing transcription factor VRN1 isoform X2 — translation MKNMIRPCFHKLILSSTLQAKQLMIPENFVKKFRDDLSTVATLSVPDGNVWRVGIKKADNKFWFHDGWQEFIERYSIRVGYFLTFRYEGHSSFTVHIFNLTTAEINYQPNALSSTGVSVYRHQVFEEMEDDDSVEILGSSPKSIVTDSLRDKLFGDCANQLIPGKDYNPPALQNLFNGSKPKNCTNWPDTGNPHPSKGSGLQAGEDIRSMKKTMRKKRKLDPTVQDSSSQHEKEVEIRFRFYESASARKRTVTAEERERAINAAKTFEPVNPFCRVVLRPSYLYRGCIMYLPSCFAEKNLNGVSGFIKLQSSDGRQWPVRCLYRGGRAKLSQGWYEFTLENNLGEGDVCVFELLKMKEVVLKVTVFCVVEAAGFVNQPPQQNASQAKMIRN, via the exons ATGATCCCAGAAAATTTTGTCAAGAAATTCAGAGACGATCTATCCACCGTTGCTACGTTGAGTGTTCCAGATGGTAATGTTTGGCGTGTAGGAATAAAGAAGGCTGACAACAAGTTTTGGTTTCATGATGGCTGGCAGGAATTCATTGAACGTTATTCAATCCGTGTCGGATACTTTTTAACCTTCCGATATGAAGGACATTCGTCTTTCACTGttcatatatttaatttgacCACTGCTGAGATTAACTATCAACCTAATGCTCTCAGTAGTACTGGAGTGTCTGTTTACAGACATCAAGTATTTGAAGAAATGGAAGACGATGACTCTGTCGAAATCTTGGGTTCCTCCCCTAAATCCATTGTTACTGATTCATTGAGAGACAAGCTCTTTGGCGACTGTGCAAATCAACTGATCCCAGGAAAAGATTATAATCCTCCAGCTCTGCAGAATTTGTTTAATGGCTCCAAACCTAAGAATTGCACGAATTGGCCTGATACAGGGAACCCGCATCCATCAAAGGGTTCTGGTCTACAAGCAG GTGAAGATATACGAAGCATGAAGAAGACTATGAGAAAAAAACGAAAACTTGATCCTA CTGTGCAGGATTCTTCCTCTCAACAtgaaaaagaagttgaaatCCGCTTTAGATTTTATGAAAGTGCATCTGCAAGGAAGAGAACTGTGACAgctgaagaaagagaaagggcTATTAATGCAGCCAAAACGTTTGAGCCAGTTAATCCTTTTTGCAGGGTTGTCCTTCGACCATCCTATCTATATAGGGGTTGCATAATG TATTTGCCATCCTGCTTtgctgaaaagaatttaaatggAGTTTCGGGATTCATCAAACTTCAATCCTCTGATGGTAGACAGTGGCCGGTTCGATGCCTTTACAGAGGAGGTAGAGCAAAATTAAGCCAGGGATGGTATGAGTTTACGCTGGAGAACAATTTGGGAGAGGGAGATGTTTGTGTCTTTGAGTTGCTCAAGATGAAGGAGGTGGTGCTGAAAGTTACTGTATTTTGTGTCGTCGAAGCTGCAGGATTTGTGAACCAACCTCCACAGCAAAATGCCAGCCAAGCTAAAATGATTAGAAATTAG